CTTCTCGAACACCGTCTTCACGTAGTCGCGGACCGTGTGGCTGGAGAGGAACAGCTCGGCGGCGATCTCCGCCGTGGAGGCGCCGCGGGCGATGGCGCCCAGCACCTCGCGCTCACGGGGCGTCAAGGAGTACGCGTCGATGATGATGGGGGCGACCTCGGCGCTCTTGGCGCTCTCGATCACCACCGCCACCGTCGGGCCCTGCGCCCCCGGCCCCGACATCGCCGATGCGTGCAGGACGATCCAGCGGCCACGCTCGTCCCGCAGGCGTAGCCGGGCCGGGCCCCGCTCCCGTCCCTCGGCCACCGCCTGGGCCTTGGCGACGAGGGCGAACAGTGGCGTGGGCACGCCGATGGCCCGGTCCCGCAGCTCCAGCAGGCCGGCGGGCTTCGCGCCACTTCCCTCGCCGTCGGCGGTCAGGGGCCACAGCAGGCGAAGCCAGTCGAGTGCCTCGCGGTTGGCGGACACGAGGCGTCCCGACTCGCCGATGACGACGAGCCCGGGAGCCGATGGCTCCAGCCACGGAACGGCTCGGCGAACGTGGACCCGTAGCGCATCGGCGACGATGCCGGTGATCGAGCGCACCACGGCCACGTCGTCGGCGTCGAAGGGTGAATGCACGCTCTCCCGGTAGAGGGCCATGGCACCCCAGGTCGAAGCCCCCGCACGGAACACCGCACGCAGCTCGTCGTCGTAGCCCTGGGGAACCAGGCACTCGCGGTAGCGGATGCTGCGAGCGGCCCGTCCTCCGAGCGCCAGCTGCAGGGCGACGACGCCGTCGCCCCGGGCCAGGTCGTGGAACAGCCCGGTGTCCTGCTCGTGGAACTCGAGGTGCCAGAACCGGTCGCACAGAGCGGGGTCCATGCCCTCCACCCGGCTCGGCGCGGTGGCCAGCATGGTCGCAGGATCGAGGCCGAACCAGATCGACCCGTCATGGGCGACGGCCCGCTGCACCTCGACCTCGAGGGCGTCGAGCAGCTCATCGGCGGACTCCGTGGTCCGGCACGCCCGCTCCACCGCCTTCCGGGTCTGGTCGATCCGCGCCCCCGCGCCCATGCCGGCAAGGTAACGCGCAGGGGCCGGCGCGCCTACCCCCTCAGATGGGGGATTCCCCGTCGCCGCGGACCACCCGCCAGTGGGATAGCCGGGCGTGGCGCGCTCCGTCAGGGTGCCGGTGTGCCCATCGACAAGGAGCCCGACATGCAGAGCGACGACGTCCTCGCCGGAGTCCCGGCCACCGAGCCGGAGCAGATCGCGCCGGAGACCTGGCTGATCCCGAACCTGTTCCCCGCCGGCGACGGCCTGTTCGTCCCGGTCAACACCATGCTGATCCGCGGCGCCGAGCCCGTGATCGTCGACACCGGCGCGCCGGTCCACCGGGAACTGTGGCTGGAGAAGGTCTTCTCGCTGGTCGAGCCGGAGGACGTGCGGTGGATCTTCCTGTCCCACGACGACGGCGACCACACCGGGGGATTGCTCGACGCCATGGCGCTGTGCCCCCAGGCGACGCTCGTCACCAACTTCTTCAGCGTCGAGCGACTCGCCCTCGAGAAGCCGGCGCTGCCGCTGGGGCGCATGCGTTGGATCGACGAGGGCGGCACGCTCGACGCCGGCGACCGGACCCTGCGCCTGTTCAAGCCGCCGATCTTCGACGGCCCGACGACCCGTGGCCTGTTCGACCCCACAACCGCCGCCATGTGGATCGTCGACTCCTTCGCCTGCCTCACACCCGGAACCCTCGACGTGCACGAGATGCCGACTGACCTGGTCGCGGAGAGCATGCCGGCCATGAACAGCCTGGTGTCCCCATGGCACCAGTGGCTCGACCCCACCGTCTACCGGCGCCACGTCGACGAGGTCGAGGCGCTCGGTGTGCTGGCGGTCGCCTCGGCCCACGGCCCGGTCGTCACCGGCGACGCCATCCGTGAGGCGTTCGAGGTGATCCGCCGCCTCGCCGGCCAGCCGGTCATCCCGGCTCCCGGCCAGGATCTGCTCGACGACCTGATCACCCAGGTGCTCGCCGCGTAGGCGCAGCACCTACGACGAGGAGCCCGCCAGGACCAAGCAGCCCGATGCTCGGCGCCGATCCGTCTGCTGGCGGGAGTCCTCTTGGTGGGACTGGCCGGCGTCCTCGCCGCCGCCGGGGCCCGCTTCCGCCGGCAGCAAGCAGCAAGCAGCTCGTCCCTCAGCGGCCTCGTGGACCCACCAGCCAGGCGATTCGCCGCGTCGCCGTCGCCGGTAGGGCCTGGGGCGGCGCGGTCGAGGGCGCCCCTCCGGACCTGTCCAACGTCGACGGGTGGCTCCCCGTGTCTGAAGGCTGCGAGACGGCCACCCCACGCTGCGCCTCGACGGCGGACGCCACCGGATCTCGTCCTCGACCACGAAGGCACCCGCTGCTGACGGCCAGGTGTGGGTTCACGGGGCCCGACGAACCGGGTGACGTCACGTCTACAGCGGCCGCTACCGCATCACCGAGACCGGCCCCGACGCTTCATCGATCCCGACGCTTCATGGTTCCACCGCGACGTAACGTCCGCGACGGGGCGTTCTGGTTGGTTGTGAAGCGGGGAGAGGTTGGCGCTCGCCGATCTGCGTATCTGGTGGTCGGCGGCGCGCTCTCGTGGAGCACGAGGTGGGCGCCCCGCGACCACGACTCCCGAGGAGGACACCATGGCCGGACCGATCCGCCGCAACGTCGCCCATCTGAGCGCTGCCGAGCGGCAGGCGTACGCCCAGGCGCTGCGCGACGTCGACCTCCAGGCCTACGCCGACGGCGTGTCGTATTGGGACAAGCAGGACCAGATCCACGAGGGCACGCACAACCACAACGGCAACTCCTTCATCCCCTGGCACCGGGAACTGGTGAACCGCTTCGAGAAGCTCATCCAGCAGGTGAACCCCGACATGGCGCTCCACTACTGGGACTGGACCCAGGACCCGCGCGCCGCTGACGACGGCGAGGGTGGCGTCGTCGACCTGATGACCGACGACACGTTCGGAACGGCCAATGGCACGGTCGCCGGCACCCTTGCCCCCCTGCACAACGGCGGCAATGCAGCCGGCGCCCGCCCCACCTTCGGTGGGCCCTTCACCCTGCCGCCAATCGACATCACCCGTGGTTGCGCGCCCGGCGCGCCGCCGGTGGCGTCGGACGCCGACATCATCGGCTCGACCGACGGCATCCCCCAGGCCCAGCAGTGGACGACGTTCCGCCAGGAGCTGGAGTCCTCGCACGACTCGGCCCACGTCTTCTTCGGGTCGGGGAGCATCTTCAACCCCCACACCGCCTTCGAGGACCCCTTCGTCTTCCTCCTGCACGCCAACGTCGACCGGTTGTTCGCCATGTGGCAGGCCCAGCCCGGCGAGGAGTGGCGGCTCGACCCGGACCAGGTCTACGGCGACCAGAAGGACACCAACGACTCCCGGGGCATCCTCCAGAGCCTCCAGCCGTGGGACGGCACCGTCGAGTTCGGCGCACCCATCCCGCCGTGGACGGGCGGGTCGAGCGACATCGTCGTCAAGAACAGCCGCCACCCGTCCGTCGTGCGGCCGCCCTGCTACGACACGCTCCCCCTCACCGCCACGCAGGTCGCCCCGATCCCGGGCGATCCCATCCGCTTCGTCGACGTTCCGACCGGCGAGGGTACCGCCCGGGCGCTGCGGATCCGCGTCAGCGGCTGCCACGGCGTCACCGCCCAGGCGTCCCTCGCCGGCGACGCCGAGTTCTCCTTGCTCTCCGCATCGGTGTCCTCTCCCGAGCCCGACGGCTTCGAGGAGGAGGACCTGCTGGTGTGGGTGCTGTTCGCCGCCGGCGCCGTGGGATCGACCCCCTCGGCCACCCTCACCGTGGACATCCCGGGCGTCGCCAACTTCGTCGTCCCGATCGAGTCCACCGTGATCGACAAGCCGACGGTGGCGTCCTCGCTCGTCCTCGACCGCTCGGGGAGCATGGACCTGGCATCGGGGGTGGCCGGCCTGAGCCGGGTGCAGGTTCTGCGCAACGCCGCACCGCTGTTCGTCCAGCTGCTCGACCCGGCCGACGGCGTCGGCGTGGTCCGCTTCGACACCGATGCCGTCGAGGCCGAGCCCGTCCAGGTCGCCGGCCCCGAGATCGGCGGTGCCGGCCGGTCGGACGCGCTGTCGGCCATCGCCAACCACGTCACCAACCCCGCCGGCCTGACCGCCATCGGCGACGGGGTGGAGGTGGCGGCCGCCCAGCTGGGGGCGGCCGGCGGGTTCACGGCCAGGGCGACGGTGGTGTTCACCGACGGGCATGAGACGGCTGCCAAGTACATCGGGGACGTGATCGACCTGATCGACTCGACGGTGTTCGCCGTGGGCCTGGGGACCGCCGACCAGCTGAACCCCGGCGCCCTCGACGACCTCGCCAACAGCACCGGTGGGTACCTGCTTCTCACGGGCAACCCGGGTTCCGACGACCTGCTGCTGCTCCAGAAGTACTTCGCACAGATCATCGCCGGCGTGAGCAACAATGAGATCGTCGTGGACCCCGATGGGTTCGTCGCCGTCGGGTCGACCACCGACGTGCCCTTCCATCTGACCGAGGGCGACACGCGCTGCGACGCGGTCGTCCTGTCGACGATGTCCGACGCCCTGGAGGCGGAGCTCATCGCGCCGGACGGGACACGCTTCGACACCTCGAACGGCGTGGTCCTCACCCGCACGCCCGTCGACCTCGTGCTGCGCCTGGCCTTGCCGGCACCGCCTTCGACGTCCACCGGCGGGCAGTGGCGGGTGCGGCTGCGTGTCGACAAGCGGCGGCTGAGGAAGATCGTGGCCGGGCTGAACAAGCGCGACGACCGCGCCGGGCTCAACCGCCTGGAGCGACACGGCGTCGGGTTCTCCGTGACGGTCCAGGCCCGCAGCAACGTCCGGCTGTCGGTGGCGACCGCCCAGGCGTCCCGGCGGCCGGGGGGCACGGCGACGGTGACCGCCGCTCTCTCCGACTTCGGCATCCCGCTCGCCTCCTCGGCCCGGGTCACCGCGCGGATCGACGCCCCGGGCGGGTCCGTGTCGATCGTCACGCTGGTCGAGCACGAGCCCGGCCAGTACGTGGCCGAGGTGCCGACGAACGCGCCTGGCGTCCACCGGGTGCTGGTGACGGCGTCGGGCCAGACGCTACGAGGTGAGCCGTTCACCAGGGAACAACTGAGGACGCTCGCCGTGTGGAGCGCTGGCGATGAGCGCCCGCCCACGTCCCACGACCCCGGCACCGATCGGCCGGGCCTGTGCGAGCTGCTCAAGTGCCTGTTCTCCGGACGGTCCCTCGCCGAGGCGACAAAGCGGGCGGGGATCGACGTCGATGAGATCCGCCGCTGCCTCGACTCGGCCTGCTGATCCGGGATCGGGCTCGCGTCGGAGATCACTGGGCCCCCAGCAAGAGCGGAACCCGCGAGCCGACCTTGACACAACCGGCTGACACCAGGTGTCGAGAAGCGCGACCCCGCGACCCCTCCGGCAGGGTGGCTCCGACGCCCGATCCACAATCACGCGCGCGTGCACCGTTGCGACTCGGAGGTCGGGGTTCGGGCGAGGAGGTCACATCGCTGTCGCGCACTCCCAGCGGGAACGGGCACTGGATGTTCACGACGGCGGGACGGGTGCTGCCCCGCGGTGATGCGCAGTACCTCGGCGACATGTCGGCGGTGCGCCTGAACGGCCCGGTGCTCGACTCGGTCCCGGTGCCCGACGGCAGCGGCTACTACATGGTCGCAAGCGACGGCGGCGTGTTCGCCTTCGGCTCGGCCCGCTTCCGCGGCTCGATGGGCGCCGCCCGCCTGAACGCTCCCGTGCAGTCGCTGGTCCCGGACGCCGACGGCGTGGGGTACTGGCTCGTCGGCGCCGACGGCGGCATCTTCGCCTTTGACGCCGCCTTCTTCGGCTCCATGGGGGCCAGCCGCCTCAATCGCCCAGTGACCGGGATGGTCCGCAGCCCGACCGGCGCCGGCTACCTCATGGTGGCGGAGGACGGCGGCATCTTCACCTTCGGCGACGTGGCGTTCCACGGGTCTCTGGGCGATCGGCCGCCGGCCGCCCCCGTGGTCGCCGTCGCCGCCCTGCCGTAGCGGGAGCCTCCACCAGTGCAGGAATGGGTCCGGGCCAGGCGCCGTGGCGGCGTGCACGCGAACGCCGATCACCGGCCCGCTTCGTCTTCAGGGACTGCTCAGGGCGTGGCGGTGGGACCCTTACGGGCCGCGCTCTCGACCACCACCGGCGCGTGGACCACGGGCTGCGAGAACGGCTCGGTGAACGCGTCGGCTCGACAACTGGGGTCGGCGACCTGTGGCGGCCCACGGCGTTGACGGCGACCACCCGCAAATGGTCCCGTGGAGCCATCCGGGTAGCTGGCGTTCCTGCGCGGGCCCGCGCTGGTCCGCGGCGACCGCCGCAGACCGCACCACTGCGGCACGAGTCAGCGTGCTCGGTAACGCCACTCCCCCGTAGCTTGCCAGCGCGCCCCGCAGGTCCCGGCGCCATCCGCCTGGCCGATGCCGTCGGCGTACGCTCGTCGGGTCAACCAGGGGAGGTGACGCCGATGGGAGCATTGGGGCAGCTGCGGCAGGCCTTCGAGGTCGCCGGTCGGGCGATCGGGTTCGCATCGAGGACCCAGGGTGGGGCCAGACGGGAGCTGGTCGACAGCCTCGAGCAGGTGGCGTCGAAGTGCGACGACGCCTACACCGAGGTCCGGACGGCGCTCCGACCGGTCAGGGACAGCTACCGGGACCCGGCTCAGGTCGCCACGGCGCTGCGAGCGTTCGCCGCCGACGCCCACGTCCGGACCAGCATCAAGCCCCACCAGCTGTGCGGTGAGGTCACGACCTTGCTCGACAAGCTCGCCAACAACCTCGACCCGCTCAAGTACGCCATCGACGTCCGCAAGATCAAGGCCGTGCGCGCCAGCCTCGGCGAGCTCCACCAGCTCGACTACGACATCAAGAACGAGTACGAGGAGTTCACGCGCGACCTCGACGCCGTGGCGGACCAGCTCGACAACGCCGCGGGCGACGAGGCCCAGGAGCGCGTCGCCTACGTGCGACAGGTGATCGCCGACTTCGACCGCGAGCTCTCCGACCTTGTAACCAGTGTCCGGGAGGCCAAGGACCGCGCGCTGGCCTCTTGAGGCCGGCTGTCGACCATCTCCGGCCGGGCCTGCACGGTCCTCCGGTGGGCAGCCGCCTCGCCGCACTCCATTGCGGTGCACCGCCGCCGGCGGTGCCGGGGTCGCCAACTCGGCGAACACCGGCGAGTTCGGGGAGCGTGCCACCCGATCCGGCACGTCGGCGCCGCCCGGTAACTCATGTGCCCCCTCGTGGCGCCGCCACCTCCCAATAGGGTGAGACGGCCAAGCCGCCCGGAAATCCAGGCGGGCGGCCCCGCTACTCGGTCAGGCCGAGCTGGTTCATCAGGTCGACTTGATCGAAGTACATGCGGTGACTGGTGATTCGGCCCCCGGCGACAGTCGCCACATCGCATTCGCGAAGCCGGACCCGCTTGCCGGTCGCGGGGATGGATTCTCCGTCCGGATTGGCAAGCGGCGCCGTGTGGGTCCCGGTGAAGAAGCCCTCGTCGATCGCGACGTTGCGGGCCTCGTGGCGCTGGAACTCGTCCCACCGGATGTCGGAGAACGCCTCGAAGAAGGGCCTGAAGTAGTCCACGATCGAATCCCGGCCCCTCACCTCGCCACGGTCGGGTGTGACCACCACGGCGTCCTCGGCGTAGCAGTCCGCCAAAGCGTCGACATCGCCGCTGAAAACCGCCCTGGTCATTCGGTCGAGAACGTCTCTTGCCTCGCCCATTGCCCGCTCCTCTCCGCGTAGACGGCCCGCCCCCAGCGGCCTATGCGTGGAGTGTCGCGCCAGTCTTGTACGCCGGCAAGGTCTATGGGCCGGCGGGCCGACCGCTCGCGCCACCTAGCGGGTGGCGGCGGTTGGGGGTGGCGCTGAAGCGGACGCCCGGTGCGGGCGCCCGGGAACGGCATCACCGGTGCAGCGCTTGGTAAACCGCACGGTCGGCCCAACGCGGCCGCGTCCCGCCTTCGCCGGTGCAAGCTGGGGACGTGCTCGTGCGGGCGCGCGGCCGAGGGGCGCTCGGACGTCGCGATGGCGCGCGTCCTGTGACGCCGTTCTGTCTCGACGGCCGTCGAACACTCGCCGACTTGGGCGGGAGCGGAGAGGCGCTCTCGCTCTCTTCGGCGCAGCCGCGCTCCCGTAGTTTCCCTGGCGTGCTCGTACCATTCGGTTGGAGTACATGGAGATGCAGAGGGGGCTGCCTGTTCGGGTCGCTGCGTTTGTCGGCCGCGAGCGTGAACGTGCGAAGCTGGCCGACCTGGTCGCCGATGCCCGGGTGGTGACCTTGACCGGTTCGGGGGGCTGCGGGAAGACGCGGCTGGCGGCCGAGATCGTCGGCGACCTCGCGTCGCGGTTCTCCGACGGGGTTTTTTGGGTGGACCTGCAAGGGGTGAGCGAACCCGGCCTGGTCGCACCCACCATTGGTGCGGCGGTGGGCGTCCATGAGCAACCCGAACAGGCGCTGACCGACAGGCTTGCCGAACAGCTTGGTGCGCGGCATCTGCTGGTCGTGCTCGACAATTGCGAGCAACTGGTGGACGCGTGCGCGGAGGTGGTCGGTTCGTTGTCGTCGACCTGTCCGCGGCTGCACGTGCTCGCCACCAGCCGCGTGCCCCTGGTCGTCGAGGGTGAGGCGACGTTCGAGGTGACCGGACTACCGGTGCCCGATGTCGAGTCCGCCAGCACCGTCGCGGCGGCCGACGCGGCGAGGTTGTTCGAGGTTCGGGCCCGGCAGGTGGCCGCGGACTTTCGTATCGGTGACGGCAACGCCTCGGCGGTGGCGGAGATCTGTCGACGTCTGGATGGGATCCCTTTGGCGATCGAGCTGGCGGCGGCGCGCGTGCGGGTCCTGGCGCCGGGCCAGATCGCGGCCGGGTTGTCGGACCGGTTCGGGTTGTTGACCGGCGGCATGCGGGGGGCGCCGGCACGTCAGCGAACGCTGGAGGCGTCCCTGGACTGGAGCTACTTCTTGCTCGACGACGTGCAGCGGTTGGCGTTGGCGAGGCTGTCGGCGTTTGCCGGGTCGTTCGAACTGGACGCGGCCGAGGCGGTGGTGGGCGGAGAGGGGATCGACGGTGACGACGTGCTCGACCTGGTCGCCGGACTGGTGGACCAGTCGTTGGTGCAGGTCGCCCAGCGCCAGGGCAGGGCCCGCTACCGGCTGTTGGAGACGATCCGGGTGTACGCCCGGCAGCGACTGTCCGAGTTCGAGCACCCCGATCGGGTGCGTGGGCGCCATCTGGAGTTCCATGTCGGGCTGGCGGGGCGGGCGCAGGAAGGTATGCACGGTGCACAGCCCGAGCCCTGGGTGGCGCGGCTTGCGGCCGACCTGGATGACCTGCGTGCGGCGATGGACTGGGCGGCGGAGACGGGAGACCTGCGGGGGCTGGTGGGCGTCACCGAGCCCATCGTCCGCTTCTGGTTCGAGCACGGCCTGTCCCGGGAGGTGCACAGGCGGCTGCACGACGCGGCAGAAACGCCGGGTGCCCCTGATGACGAGCGCGTGCGGGGTTTGAACACCGCGGCAGCCCTGGCCCTCGCCACCTGCGAGGCCGCCAGCTTCCACCGGTCGGCGAGGCAGGCG
The DNA window shown above is from Acidimicrobiales bacterium and carries:
- a CDS encoding helix-turn-helix transcriptional regulator, with the translated sequence MGAGARIDQTRKAVERACRTTESADELLDALEVEVQRAVAHDGSIWFGLDPATMLATAPSRVEGMDPALCDRFWHLEFHEQDTGLFHDLARGDGVVALQLALGGRAARSIRYRECLVPQGYDDELRAVFRAGASTWGAMALYRESVHSPFDADDVAVVRSITGIVADALRVHVRRAVPWLEPSAPGLVVIGESGRLVSANREALDWLRLLWPLTADGEGSGAKPAGLLELRDRAIGVPTPLFALVAKAQAVAEGRERGPARLRLRDERGRWIVLHASAMSGPGAQGPTVAVVIESAKSAEVAPIIIDAYSLTPREREVLGAIARGASTAEIAAELFLSSHTVRDYVKTVFEKLGVSSRGELVARLFAEHYADGLHARMAHID
- a CDS encoding MBL fold metallo-hydrolase, which codes for MPIDKEPDMQSDDVLAGVPATEPEQIAPETWLIPNLFPAGDGLFVPVNTMLIRGAEPVIVDTGAPVHRELWLEKVFSLVEPEDVRWIFLSHDDGDHTGGLLDAMALCPQATLVTNFFSVERLALEKPALPLGRMRWIDEGGTLDAGDRTLRLFKPPIFDGPTTRGLFDPTTAAMWIVDSFACLTPGTLDVHEMPTDLVAESMPAMNSLVSPWHQWLDPTVYRRHVDEVEALGVLAVASAHGPVVTGDAIREAFEVIRRLAGQPVIPAPGQDLLDDLITQVLAA
- a CDS encoding tyrosinase family protein: MAGPIRRNVAHLSAAERQAYAQALRDVDLQAYADGVSYWDKQDQIHEGTHNHNGNSFIPWHRELVNRFEKLIQQVNPDMALHYWDWTQDPRAADDGEGGVVDLMTDDTFGTANGTVAGTLAPLHNGGNAAGARPTFGGPFTLPPIDITRGCAPGAPPVASDADIIGSTDGIPQAQQWTTFRQELESSHDSAHVFFGSGSIFNPHTAFEDPFVFLLHANVDRLFAMWQAQPGEEWRLDPDQVYGDQKDTNDSRGILQSLQPWDGTVEFGAPIPPWTGGSSDIVVKNSRHPSVVRPPCYDTLPLTATQVAPIPGDPIRFVDVPTGEGTARALRIRVSGCHGVTAQASLAGDAEFSLLSASVSSPEPDGFEEEDLLVWVLFAAGAVGSTPSATLTVDIPGVANFVVPIESTVIDKPTVASSLVLDRSGSMDLASGVAGLSRVQVLRNAAPLFVQLLDPADGVGVVRFDTDAVEAEPVQVAGPEIGGAGRSDALSAIANHVTNPAGLTAIGDGVEVAAAQLGAAGGFTARATVVFTDGHETAAKYIGDVIDLIDSTVFAVGLGTADQLNPGALDDLANSTGGYLLLTGNPGSDDLLLLQKYFAQIIAGVSNNEIVVDPDGFVAVGSTTDVPFHLTEGDTRCDAVVLSTMSDALEAELIAPDGTRFDTSNGVVLTRTPVDLVLRLALPAPPSTSTGGQWRVRLRVDKRRLRKIVAGLNKRDDRAGLNRLERHGVGFSVTVQARSNVRLSVATAQASRRPGGTATVTAALSDFGIPLASSARVTARIDAPGGSVSIVTLVEHEPGQYVAEVPTNAPGVHRVLVTASGQTLRGEPFTREQLRTLAVWSAGDERPPTSHDPGTDRPGLCELLKCLFSGRSLAEATKRAGIDVDEIRRCLDSAC
- a CDS encoding ester cyclase is translated as MGEARDVLDRMTRAVFSGDVDALADCYAEDAVVVTPDRGEVRGRDSIVDYFRPFFEAFSDIRWDEFQRHEARNVAIDEGFFTGTHTAPLANPDGESIPATGKRVRLRECDVATVAGGRITSHRMYFDQVDLMNQLGLTE
- a CDS encoding LuxR C-terminal-related transcriptional regulator, which gives rise to MEMQRGLPVRVAAFVGRERERAKLADLVADARVVTLTGSGGCGKTRLAAEIVGDLASRFSDGVFWVDLQGVSEPGLVAPTIGAAVGVHEQPEQALTDRLAEQLGARHLLVVLDNCEQLVDACAEVVGSLSSTCPRLHVLATSRVPLVVEGEATFEVTGLPVPDVESASTVAAADAARLFEVRARQVAADFRIGDGNASAVAEICRRLDGIPLAIELAAARVRVLAPGQIAAGLSDRFGLLTGGMRGAPARQRTLEASLDWSYFLLDDVQRLALARLSAFAGSFELDAAEAVVGGEGIDGDDVLDLVAGLVDQSLVQVAQRQGRARYRLLETIRVYARQRLSEFEHPDRVRGRHLEFHVGLAGRAQEGMHGAQPEPWVARLAADLDDLRAAMDWAAETGDLRGLVGVTEPIVRFWFEHGLSREVHRRLHDAAETPGAPDDERVRGLNTAAALALATCEAASFHRSARQAVAVARAADVGGALAVALSQRALSGILSGLSTNEQVEADVEEALQLAKGCGDASTHAHVLQFAGAALLHSRSLDAGYHLFEQDVEVCEGNGLTFHLPAAHGGAQAWLAWSGRLDQARRHARRTVELSRQLGRPGWEAAGLTGLAAAAVIQSDHLGAHEWLSEAQAALGPRALEGTHYGMWWRHWLSLSAYASGDLEAALATAEEIVRIGRGGGSRLDEAIGEWLLGMVARSQKRHDDARAHLAASRALSTNPRLPHTLGRSLLGLAELARGNEDLEEAWELAHDSLEVLDDYGDRLGAAEALETIADLAVALGESERSLRLLAASQRFHTDTGIARFILGADRFDRARRAAHAALDPTEAMACWDAGCELSLADAVAYARRGRGARQRPQIGWASLTPVERDVVRLVAEGHTNAEIGERLFMSVNTVKKHLSHVYAKVEVDGRAELAAQVARRGL